The Streptomyces noursei ATCC 11455 sequence AACCTGGTCGTGCGACCGCGCATGGCCACATTGCCCAGGCCAGGCCCGGATTTTTCGGAGGATGTGACACTTCCGTCGGGTGGCTCGACAAGCGAGCGGCGGCGAAAGCAGTCAGCCTGGCCCAGGAGACGGCGAGGCCGGCGCGTCCGCTACACGAGCGCCCAGCACATCGGCCGGCTCCTCGGACACGCGGAGGACACCATGCGAATGAACCGCCCGTGCGGCGCAGCCGTCGCAACCATGGCGCTCGCCGTGGCCGGAGTCACCGTTCCGGCTACGGCGGCAGCCCCGGTCACCGGACCCGACGTCACCTTCCTCAAGACGATCCACCAGGGCAATCTTGCCGAGATCGCCACCGCCAAGGATGCCCAGGAGCACACCACCAGCGCATGTGTGAAACAAGCAGCGAACATGTTCGTACGCGACCACACCGAGTTCGATGCGCAGGTCATGGCGCTAGCCCGCAGTGAGAGCATCACCCTGCCCTCCACCGCGGCAGCTGCTCAGCAGAAACAGCTCACCAAGCTAAAGTCC is a genomic window containing:
- a CDS encoding DUF4142 domain-containing protein — protein: MRMNRPCGAAVATMALAVAGVTVPATAAAPVTGPDVTFLKTIHQGNLAEIATAKDAQEHTTSACVKQAANMFVRDHTEFDAQVMALARSESITLPSTAAAAQQKQLTKLKSLHGKRVYNRVWLRDQDTSHRQALALIDKEVSSGKDTEIRAIAQAARPTVAKHLQAVSGGICPLNFPRDAEGVDGGA